One Campylobacter sputorum subsp. sputorum DNA segment encodes these proteins:
- a CDS encoding triose-phosphate isomerase — translation MIYAANFKCNHTRESFYNYANELNDIIINSKIDDEIMVFPTSSSFLKNENLHFTQGAQNFYPCENGAYTGEIGKEQLDEFGINTVLIGHSERRTILKEDESLLKDKFNFAMKNKFKIIYCIGESLEIYEDKKTEKFLEKQLSSIDLNYSNLIIAYEPVWAIGSGKIPSISDIKNILDFISTNTKAPLLYGGSVKKENIKSILDVKNCGGVLVGGASLKIQTFCELFI, via the coding sequence TTGATATATGCCGCAAATTTCAAATGTAATCATACAAGAGAAAGTTTTTATAACTATGCCAATGAGCTAAATGATATCATAATAAATTCGAAAATAGATGATGAAATAATGGTTTTTCCAACCTCATCATCATTTTTAAAAAATGAAAATTTACATTTCACACAAGGCGCACAAAATTTTTATCCTTGCGAAAATGGTGCTTATACAGGAGAAATAGGCAAAGAACAGCTTGATGAATTTGGCATAAATACGGTTTTGATAGGACATTCAGAAAGACGCACAATACTAAAAGAAGATGAAAGTTTATTAAAAGATAAATTTAATTTTGCTATGAAAAATAAATTTAAAATAATTTATTGTATAGGCGAAAGTTTAGAAATTTACGAAGATAAAAAAACCGAAAAATTTTTAGAAAAACAACTAAGTAGCATTGATTTAAACTATTCAAATTTAATAATAGCTTATGAGCCAGTTTGGGCGATAGGAAGCGGTAAAATACCAAGTATAAGCGATATAAAAAATATACTTGATTTTATATCTACAAACACAAAAGCTCCTTTGCTTTATGGTGGAAGCGTAAAAAAAGAAAATATAAAGAGTATTTTAGATGTAAAAAACTGCGGCGGTGTTTTAGTTGGCGGTGCGAGCTTAAAAATACAAACTTTTTGCGAGTTATTCATATAA
- the ccoS gene encoding cbb3-type cytochrome oxidase assembly protein CcoS produces the protein MSVEIIALMLSVSILLGLIALGALLWALKNRQFDDHDKFLRATQNDGEDALNDAYNMEIKKKEALKKKSESKSFPMD, from the coding sequence ATGAGTGTAGAAATAATAGCTTTAATGCTAAGTGTGTCAATATTGCTTGGTCTTATAGCCTTAGGGGCTTTGCTTTGGGCTTTAAAAAATAGACAATTTGACGATCATGATAAATTTTTAAGAGCAACTCAAAATGATGGAGAAGACGCACTAAACGATGCGTATAATATGGAAATAAAGAAAAAAGAAGCTTTGAAAAAAAAGTCGGAAAGCAAGAGCTTCCCGATGGATTAA
- the gap gene encoding type I glyceraldehyde-3-phosphate dehydrogenase, which translates to MSVKIAINGFGRIGRCAARIALSRDDVELVAINDTAASRDITRYLLQYDTVHREFNKSVEVIDDHTISVDGKKIQVYSTRDPKELDFKSYGVDAVLECTGAFLTQEKCQVYIDNGINLVVMSAPAKDDTPTFVMGVNEEKYADEKIISNASCTTNCLAPIAKVIDEKFGIVKGLMTTAHAYTASQNLLDVKGKDYRKSRAAATNIIPTTTGAAKAISLVLPNLKGKMHGLALRVPVPNVSMVDLSVLLSKKVTADDVNAAFEEYAKGPMKGILLIDKDNRVSSDFTTCPYSSILAKDLTQIIDGDMLKVMAWYDNEWGYSQRLIDLAIYATKKGNK; encoded by the coding sequence ATGTCAGTAAAAATTGCTATAAATGGTTTTGGAAGGATTGGCAGATGTGCTGCAAGGATAGCTTTAAGTAGAGACGATGTCGAACTTGTAGCCATAAACGATACAGCCGCTTCTAGAGATATTACAAGATATTTACTTCAATACGACACAGTCCATAGAGAATTTAATAAATCAGTAGAAGTTATAGATGATCACACAATATCAGTTGATGGCAAAAAAATCCAAGTTTATTCAACGCGCGATCCAAAAGAACTGGATTTTAAAAGCTATGGAGTAGATGCGGTTTTAGAATGCACTGGGGCTTTTTTAACACAAGAAAAATGTCAAGTTTATATAGATAATGGGATAAATTTAGTTGTTATGTCAGCACCTGCAAAAGATGATACTCCAACTTTTGTAATGGGAGTAAATGAGGAAAAATATGCCGATGAAAAAATCATTTCAAATGCAAGTTGCACAACAAACTGCTTAGCGCCGATTGCAAAAGTTATAGATGAGAAATTTGGAATAGTAAAAGGCTTGATGACGACAGCTCACGCTTATACAGCAAGTCAAAATTTACTAGATGTAAAGGGGAAAGATTATAGAAAAAGCAGAGCCGCTGCAACAAATATCATCCCAACTACAACAGGTGCTGCAAAAGCAATCTCCTTAGTTTTACCAAATTTAAAAGGAAAAATGCATGGTCTTGCACTAAGAGTGCCAGTTCCAAATGTTTCTATGGTTGATTTAAGCGTATTGCTTTCTAAAAAAGTTACAGCAGATGACGTAAATGCAGCTTTTGAAGAGTATGCAAAAGGACCTATGAAAGGAATTTTGTTAATTGATAAAGATAACAGAGTTTCAAGCGATTTTACAACTTGTCCGTATTCAAGCATACTTGCAAAAGATTTAACACAAATTATAGATGGAGATATGCTAAAAGTGATGGCTTGGTATGATAATGAATGGGGATACTCACAAAGACTTATAGATTTGGCAATTTATGCTACAAAAAAAGGAAATAAATAA
- a CDS encoding heavy metal translocating P-type ATPase, with protein MSQQKCEHCKLKFDTNSMISDENGLKFCCNGCKNVYHILNESGFGEFYDRLGKNTLQPVTQSTTIADSIDYIYKNYVTKTDDGFDEIYIIIEGIHCLACIWLNEKILFNTKGVIEADINATTNKAKIVWDSNEISLKEIFEKIKLIGYNPTPYDATRAEIRANSLRREFYAKLLVGIFGIMNIMWIAIANYAGYFSGIDKDIKSVLAFGEFTLATLVLFYTGSVFFKGAIMALKTKMPNMDLLVASGASIAYVYSIYAMFSRVGETYFDSVAMIITFVFIGKYLEILSQKRATDTLDSLSSFMVSGIFVLQDGKSVEKNINEIKKGEIIILNSGQKVLIDGVVLSGEGSFDYSSLSGESIPVYKTKDDEITSGAICLNGSLTYEAKNEFKNSTLSKIINLLQNATSKKPIIQNIANAISSKFSLAILILGAISFIFWYAKTGNFSISMLIFISVIIIACPCAIALATPISSIVGLNVALKKGILFKEAKFIEDLSKCDTVIFDKTGTLTKAKLSVSKAEIYEEFDINLLYSLVLASNHPISITIKEYIKNSYENLHILKLSEIKDITAKGMSAKFENKIIYGGSYNLMKELGFDCQKSNFSNYFFVLNNKIVAKFELKDEIKDNAYELIKSLKENGLKTIMLSGDNENVVKEVARNLKIQEYKSELLPIQKAQFIENLNKKGHSVAMVGDGINDALALSYARVSICVGNGADISLEKSDIVLLGNEILNLKNAFLIAKRTYKIIKQNLIFSLIYNSLTIPLAMCGYIIPLFAALSMSFSSIIVVLNALRIKSIKEIK; from the coding sequence ATGAGTCAACAAAAATGCGAACACTGCAAACTTAAATTTGATACAAATTCTATGATAAGCGATGAAAATGGACTTAAATTTTGCTGCAATGGTTGTAAAAATGTTTATCATATCTTAAATGAGTCTGGTTTTGGTGAGTTTTACGATAGACTTGGTAAAAATACGCTTCAACCTGTAACACAGAGCACAACAATTGCTGATAGTATAGATTATATATATAAAAACTATGTTACAAAAACAGATGATGGCTTTGATGAAATTTACATAATAATAGAAGGAATTCACTGCCTTGCTTGTATTTGGCTAAATGAAAAAATACTTTTTAATACAAAAGGGGTTATAGAAGCTGACATAAACGCTACTACAAACAAAGCTAAAATCGTCTGGGATAGTAATGAAATTTCGCTAAAAGAGATATTTGAAAAAATTAAACTAATCGGCTACAATCCAACGCCATATGATGCAACTCGTGCGGAAATAAGGGCAAACTCACTAAGAAGAGAATTTTATGCAAAACTTCTAGTTGGAATTTTTGGCATTATGAATATTATGTGGATTGCTATAGCAAATTATGCCGGATATTTTAGCGGCATAGATAAAGATATAAAAAGCGTATTAGCATTTGGGGAATTTACACTTGCTACGCTTGTGCTGTTTTATACTGGAAGCGTGTTTTTCAAAGGTGCCATAATGGCTTTAAAAACCAAAATGCCAAATATGGATCTGCTTGTAGCAAGTGGGGCAAGTATAGCTTATGTTTATTCTATATATGCTATGTTTTCAAGAGTCGGCGAGACATATTTTGACTCTGTTGCAATGATAATCACATTTGTTTTTATAGGAAAATATTTAGAAATTTTAAGTCAAAAAAGAGCCACAGATACTCTTGATTCTCTAAGTTCTTTTATGGTCTCGGGCATCTTTGTGTTGCAAGATGGAAAAAGTGTGGAAAAAAACATAAACGAGATAAAAAAAGGCGAAATTATCATACTAAATAGCGGACAAAAGGTTTTAATCGATGGCGTTGTATTAAGCGGTGAAGGAAGTTTTGATTATTCAAGTTTAAGCGGAGAAAGTATTCCTGTGTATAAAACAAAAGACGATGAAATAACAAGTGGAGCGATATGTTTAAATGGCAGTTTAACTTACGAAGCTAAAAATGAATTTAAAAACTCTACTTTATCAAAAATCATAAATTTACTTCAAAACGCTACTTCTAAAAAACCAATAATTCAAAATATCGCAAATGCCATATCATCTAAATTTTCTCTTGCAATTTTGATTTTAGGGGCTATAAGTTTTATTTTTTGGTATGCAAAAACTGGAAATTTTTCCATATCTATGCTTATTTTTATATCTGTTATTATCATAGCTTGTCCTTGTGCGATAGCGCTTGCTACACCGATTTCATCGATAGTTGGATTAAATGTGGCTTTAAAAAAGGGTATTCTTTTTAAAGAAGCTAAATTTATAGAAGATTTATCAAAATGCGATACGGTTATTTTTGATAAAACAGGAACACTTACAAAAGCAAAACTTAGCGTTAGCAAAGCTGAAATTTATGAAGAGTTTGACATAAACTTACTTTATTCACTTGTTTTAGCCTCAAACCACCCAATAAGCATTACCATAAAAGAGTATATAAAAAATAGTTATGAAAATTTACACATATTAAAACTTAGTGAGATAAAAGATATAACAGCAAAAGGAATGAGTGCTAAATTTGAAAATAAAATAATTTATGGTGGAAGCTACAATCTTATGAAAGAACTTGGCTTTGATTGTCAAAAAAGTAATTTTAGTAACTACTTTTTTGTTTTAAATAATAAAATAGTAGCTAAATTTGAACTAAAAGATGAAATCAAAGATAATGCATATGAACTTATAAAATCATTAAAAGAAAATGGTCTAAAAACGATAATGCTAAGTGGGGATAATGAAAATGTGGTAAAAGAAGTAGCACGAAATTTAAAAATACAAGAGTATAAAAGCGAACTTTTACCTATACAAAAAGCACAATTTATAGAAAATTTAAATAAAAAAGGTCACAGCGTTGCGATGGTAGGAGACGGCATAAACGACGCATTGGCACTAAGTTATGCAAGAGTTTCTATATGTGTTGGAAATGGGGCTGATATAAGCTTGGAAAAAAGCGATATAGTTTTACTTGGAAATGAAATACTAAATTTAAAAAATGCTTTTTTAATAGCCAAACGCACATATAAAATAATCAAGCAAAATCTTATCTTCTCACTAATATACAACTCTCTTACCATTCCCCTTGCAATGTGTGGATATATAATACCGCTATTTGCAGCACTATCGATGTCTTTTAGCTCTATAATAGTTGTGTTAAATGCACTTCGCATAAAAAGTATAAAGGAGATAAAATGA
- a CDS encoding c-type cytochrome: MKKLVIASMLACFTAGSIFAADGATIYKKCIACHGAKAEKSYLNKVPVLTQVDPATRLEDMKAYKAGTVNGGKGKFNMGAVMKLQMSSLSEEDMKAVNDYISTLK, encoded by the coding sequence ATGAAAAAGTTAGTTATAGCTAGTATGTTAGCATGTTTTACCGCCGGCTCAATTTTTGCAGCTGATGGTGCTACTATTTATAAAAAATGTATAGCATGTCATGGTGCTAAAGCTGAAAAAAGCTATCTAAATAAAGTTCCAGTACTTACACAAGTTGATCCTGCAACAAGACTTGAAGATATGAAAGCTTATAAAGCCGGAACAGTAAATGGCGGTAAAGGTAAATTTAATATGGGTGCTGTTATGAAACTTCAAATGTCTTCACTATCTGAAGAAGATATGAAAGCAGTAAATGATTATATTTCAACATTGAAATAA
- a CDS encoding phosphoglycerate kinase — MEDLLSIKDLKLKKGSSVFIRCDFNTPMDEFFNITDDRRIRSALPTIKYCLDEGCKIVLASHLGRPKNGYEEKFSLEPVAKRLSTLMKKDIVFAKDIIGNDAKEKFENLKDGEILLLENLRFEKGETKNDENLAKELSKFGEFFINDAFGVCHRAHCSVEAITKFYDDEHKAAGFLLIKEITFAQNLIKKPARPFVAVVGGSKVSGKLQALTNLLPRIDKLIIGGGMAFTFLKAIGYNIGNSLLEEDLIEESLKILRKGKELGVKIYLPIDTIAAPICSQDTVMKYVTTQEIPSGWMGLDIGPASVVLFREALEDAQTIWWNGPMGVFEIDKFAKGSLRISHAIAESHATTVVGGGDTADVVERSGNADEITFISTGGGASLELIEGKELPGVKPLRKKDED, encoded by the coding sequence ATGGAAGATTTGCTTTCTATAAAAGATTTAAAATTAAAAAAAGGTAGCAGCGTTTTTATAAGATGTGATTTTAACACCCCAATGGATGAGTTTTTCAATATCACAGATGATAGACGAATTCGCTCAGCTCTGCCAACTATAAAATACTGCTTAGATGAAGGTTGTAAAATAGTTTTAGCAAGTCATTTAGGGCGACCCAAAAATGGATATGAAGAAAAATTCTCACTAGAACCTGTTGCAAAAAGACTATCAACTCTTATGAAAAAAGATATCGTTTTTGCAAAAGACATAATAGGAAATGATGCAAAAGAAAAATTTGAAAATTTAAAAGATGGCGAAATTCTTCTTCTTGAAAATTTACGCTTTGAAAAAGGCGAAACAAAAAATGATGAAAATTTAGCAAAAGAGCTTTCTAAATTTGGAGAATTTTTTATAAATGATGCATTTGGAGTTTGTCATAGAGCCCATTGTAGCGTTGAGGCTATAACTAAATTTTATGATGATGAGCACAAGGCTGCAGGATTTTTGCTGATAAAAGAGATAACTTTTGCACAAAATCTCATCAAAAAACCAGCTCGTCCTTTTGTTGCTGTAGTTGGCGGAAGTAAAGTTAGCGGAAAACTACAAGCACTTACAAACCTACTTCCTCGCATCGATAAGCTAATAATAGGCGGTGGAATGGCTTTTACTTTTCTAAAAGCAATAGGTTATAATATAGGAAATTCTCTCTTAGAAGAAGATTTGATAGAAGAATCGCTAAAAATATTAAGAAAAGGCAAAGAACTTGGCGTAAAAATTTATCTTCCAATCGACACCATAGCAGCACCAATTTGTTCTCAAGATACAGTTATGAAATATGTTACAACACAAGAAATTCCATCTGGTTGGATGGGGCTTGATATAGGACCAGCAAGTGTTGTACTTTTTAGAGAAGCACTAGAAGATGCCCAAACTATATGGTGGAATGGACCAATGGGCGTATTTGAGATAGATAAATTTGCTAAAGGAAGTTTAAGGATAAGTCACGCAATAGCAGAAAGCCACGCTACAACCGTCGTTGGTGGCGGAGATACAGCTGATGTTGTAGAGCGTTCTGGAAATGCAGACGAAATAACATTTATCTCAACTGGCGGTGGAGCGAGTTTGGAGTTGATAGAAGGTAAAGAACTTCCTGGAGTAAAACCGCTTAGAAAAAAGGATGAAGATTGA